In the Danio rerio strain Tuebingen ecotype United States chromosome 8, GRCz12tu, whole genome shotgun sequence genome, one interval contains:
- the sorbs3 gene encoding vinexin isoform X16, whose product MPIASRSSVNKPKDWYRSMFRQIHKKPEEPEFDWRERKLSSYSSIDSAQDGFSDTITLTQHGALTDWADLGDSGKHPEPKNIFDFEPGREAVTGDHNQYLRSKSQLPLHHTSVKPQSQSPSIEATLVSELNQFEAELDSEIRGLERKLSQKQYQRPGRGEVKANAPATRTGEKRQENSSPIIPCSAVKQGITSSFMHADDHISSKMDFPPKKEERKMKAARAKFNFQAQSPKELTIQKGDVVYIHRQIDANWYEGEHHGRVGIFPTSYVEIIPPTEKPTPIKSPTIQVLEYGEAAALYTFNADLPVELSFRKGEVISITRRVDDHWLEGRIAGTTRSGIFPISYVQGPGLPAKHASPYITQDVARTQSSQPNTVISSTSQSPANMGHLRQPYKAVYNYKPQNRDELELREGDIVQVLEKCDDGWFVGTSERTEAFGTFPGNYVAPV is encoded by the exons AACCTGAGTTTGACTGGAGAGAAA GGAAGCTGTCATCATACTCTTCCATAGATTCTGCCCAGGATGGATTTTCAGACACCATCACCCTCACCCAGCATGGAGCTCTGACTGACTG GGCTGATCTGGGTGACTCAGGGAAACACCCAGAACCAAAGAATATTTTTGACTTTGAGCCTGGAAGAGAAGCAGTGACAGGGGATCATAACCAG tatcTAAGATCTAAATCGCAGCTGCCTTTACATCACACTTCAGTGAAACCTCAGTCTCAATCTCCATCAATAGAG GCAACATTGGTGTCAGAACTGAACCAATTTGAGGCAGAGCTGGACTCAGAAATACGTGGTTTGGAAAGAAAACTGTCACAGAAGCAGTATCAGCGGCCAGGCCGGGGTGAG GTTAAAGCCAATGCACCAGCCACAAGGACAGGGGAAAAGAGACAAGAAAACAG CTCTCCCATAATCCCCTGCTCTGCTGTAAAGCAGGGCATAACTTCAAGCTTTATGCATGCTGATG ATCACATATCTTCAAAGATGGATTTTCCAcctaagaaagaagaaagaaag ATGAAAGCAGCCCGAGCCAAATTTAATTTCCAAGCACAGTCACCAAA GGAGTTGACCATACAAAAAGGTGATGTAGTGTATATACACCGGCAGATTGATGCCAACTGGTATGAAGGAGAGCATCATGGGAGAGTGGGAATATTTCCCACCAGCTATGTGgag ATTATTCCTCCAACCGAGAAGCCCACTCCAATAAAGTCTCCCACCATTCAGGTTTTAGAGTATGGGGAGGCCGCAGCCTTGTACACCTTCAATGCTGACCTGCCTGTAGAACTGTCCTTCAGAAAG GGTGAGGTGATCTCCATCACCAGGCGTGTTGATGATCATTGGCTGGAAGGTCGTATTGCTGGCACCACCCGCAGTGGAATCTTCCCTATCAGCTACGTCCAG GGCCCAGGACTGCCAGCCAAACATGCCAGTCCATACATCACACAG GATGTGGCCAGGACACAGTCTTCACAGCCCAACACTGTGATTTCTTCCACATCCCAGTCTCCTGCGAACATGGGTCATTTGCGACAACC GTATAAAGCAGTTTACAACTATAAACCCCAGAATAGAGATGAGCTGGAATTGAGAGAAGGAGACATCGTTCAGGTCCTAGAGAAGTGTGACGATGGCTGGTTTGTag GTACGTCTGAAAGGACTGAAGCTTTTGGAACATTCCCTGGCAACTATGTGGCACCAGTTTAA
- the sorbs3 gene encoding vinexin isoform X17 — MPIASRSSVNKPKDWYRSMFRQIHKKPEEPEFDWRERKLSSYSSIDSAQDGFSDTITLTQHGALTDWADLGDSGKHPEPKNIFDFEPGREAVTGDHNQYLRSKSQLPLHHTSVKPQSQSPSIEATLVSELNQFEAELDSEIRGLERKLSQKQYQRPGRGEVKANAPATRTGEKRQENSSPIIPCSAVKQGITSSFMHADDHISSKMDFPPKKEERKMKAARAKFNFQAQSPKELTIQKGDVVYIHRQIDANWYEGEHHGRVGIFPTSYVEIIPPTEKPTPIKSPTIQVLEYGEAAALYTFNADLPVELSFRKGEVISITRRVDDHWLEGRIAGTTRSGIFPISYVQGPGLPAKHASPYITQDVARTQSSQPNTVISSTSQSPANMGHLRQPYKAVYNYKPQNRDELELREGDIVQVLEKCDDGWFVDL, encoded by the exons AACCTGAGTTTGACTGGAGAGAAA GGAAGCTGTCATCATACTCTTCCATAGATTCTGCCCAGGATGGATTTTCAGACACCATCACCCTCACCCAGCATGGAGCTCTGACTGACTG GGCTGATCTGGGTGACTCAGGGAAACACCCAGAACCAAAGAATATTTTTGACTTTGAGCCTGGAAGAGAAGCAGTGACAGGGGATCATAACCAG tatcTAAGATCTAAATCGCAGCTGCCTTTACATCACACTTCAGTGAAACCTCAGTCTCAATCTCCATCAATAGAG GCAACATTGGTGTCAGAACTGAACCAATTTGAGGCAGAGCTGGACTCAGAAATACGTGGTTTGGAAAGAAAACTGTCACAGAAGCAGTATCAGCGGCCAGGCCGGGGTGAG GTTAAAGCCAATGCACCAGCCACAAGGACAGGGGAAAAGAGACAAGAAAACAG CTCTCCCATAATCCCCTGCTCTGCTGTAAAGCAGGGCATAACTTCAAGCTTTATGCATGCTGATG ATCACATATCTTCAAAGATGGATTTTCCAcctaagaaagaagaaagaaag ATGAAAGCAGCCCGAGCCAAATTTAATTTCCAAGCACAGTCACCAAA GGAGTTGACCATACAAAAAGGTGATGTAGTGTATATACACCGGCAGATTGATGCCAACTGGTATGAAGGAGAGCATCATGGGAGAGTGGGAATATTTCCCACCAGCTATGTGgag ATTATTCCTCCAACCGAGAAGCCCACTCCAATAAAGTCTCCCACCATTCAGGTTTTAGAGTATGGGGAGGCCGCAGCCTTGTACACCTTCAATGCTGACCTGCCTGTAGAACTGTCCTTCAGAAAG GGTGAGGTGATCTCCATCACCAGGCGTGTTGATGATCATTGGCTGGAAGGTCGTATTGCTGGCACCACCCGCAGTGGAATCTTCCCTATCAGCTACGTCCAG GGCCCAGGACTGCCAGCCAAACATGCCAGTCCATACATCACACAG GATGTGGCCAGGACACAGTCTTCACAGCCCAACACTGTGATTTCTTCCACATCCCAGTCTCCTGCGAACATGGGTCATTTGCGACAACC GTATAAAGCAGTTTACAACTATAAACCCCAGAATAGAGATGAGCTGGAATTGAGAGAAGGAGACATCGTTCAGGTCCTAGAGAAGTGTGACGATGGCTGGTTTGTag ATTTGTAA
- the sorbs3 gene encoding vinexin isoform X19, with the protein MHADDHISSKMDFPPKKEERKMKAARAKFNFQAQSPKELTIQKGDVVYIHRQIDANWYEGEHHGRVGIFPTSYVEIIPPTEKPTPIKSPTIQVLEYGEAAALYTFNADLPVELSFRKGEVISITRRVDDHWLEGRIAGTTRSGIFPISYVQVNKMPRTKSSDDFPSSPTLTPEPLSPGRPQHSPLSPLSRSPEPQLSHHKQSSQSRSPLSHAQATSPKQPTNHFLFSPGPTSSTSPTSKRTGLMHLHNTPETDSRSPVSPSSHVLQSLQGPGLPAKHASPYITQDVARTQSSQPNTVISSTSQSPANMGHLRQPYKAVYNYKPQNRDELELREGDIVQVLEKCDDGWFVDL; encoded by the exons ATGCATGCTGATG ATCACATATCTTCAAAGATGGATTTTCCAcctaagaaagaagaaagaaag ATGAAAGCAGCCCGAGCCAAATTTAATTTCCAAGCACAGTCACCAAA GGAGTTGACCATACAAAAAGGTGATGTAGTGTATATACACCGGCAGATTGATGCCAACTGGTATGAAGGAGAGCATCATGGGAGAGTGGGAATATTTCCCACCAGCTATGTGgag ATTATTCCTCCAACCGAGAAGCCCACTCCAATAAAGTCTCCCACCATTCAGGTTTTAGAGTATGGGGAGGCCGCAGCCTTGTACACCTTCAATGCTGACCTGCCTGTAGAACTGTCCTTCAGAAAG GGTGAGGTGATCTCCATCACCAGGCGTGTTGATGATCATTGGCTGGAAGGTCGTATTGCTGGCACCACCCGCAGTGGAATCTTCCCTATCAGCTACGTCCAGGTCAACAAAATGCCTCGCACTAAAAGCAGTGACGATTTTCCATCATCTCCCACTCTTACTCCAGAGCCTCTCAGTCCTGGCCGGCCTCAGCATTCCCCTCTGTCTCCCTTGTCACGCTCCCCTGAACCCCAGCTTTCACATCACAAACAATCTAGCCAATCACGCTCCCCTCTGTCACATGCACAGGCCACCTCTCCCAAACAGCCTACAAACCACTTCCTGTTCTCGCCTGGCCCCACTTCATCCACCTCACCCACAAGCAAACGGACAGGATTAATGCACCTTCACAATACACCGGAAACAGACAGCAGGTCACCTGTGTCACCCTCCAGTCATGTGCTCCAATCCCTACAGGGCCCAGGACTGCCAGCCAAACATGCCAGTCCATACATCACACAG GATGTGGCCAGGACACAGTCTTCACAGCCCAACACTGTGATTTCTTCCACATCCCAGTCTCCTGCGAACATGGGTCATTTGCGACAACC GTATAAAGCAGTTTACAACTATAAACCCCAGAATAGAGATGAGCTGGAATTGAGAGAAGGAGACATCGTTCAGGTCCTAGAGAAGTGTGACGATGGCTGGTTTGTag ATTTGTAA
- the sorbs3 gene encoding vinexin isoform X12, which produces MPIASRSSVNKPKDWYRSMFRQIHKKPEEPEFDWRERKLSSYSSIDSAQDGFSDTITLTQHGALTDWADLGDSGKHPEPKNIFDFEPGREAVTGDHNQYLRSKSQLPLHHTSVKPQSQSPSIEATLVSELNQFEAELDSEIRGLERKLSQKQYQRPGRGEVKANAPATRTGEKRQENSSPIIPCSAVKQGITSSFMHADDHISSKMDFPPKKEERKMKAARAKFNFQAQSPKELTIQKGDVVYIHRQIDANWYEGEHHGRVGIFPTSYVEIIPPTEKPTPIKSPTIQVLEYGEAAALYTFNADLPVELSFRKGEVISITRRVDDHWLEGRIAGTTRSGIFPISYVQVNKMPRTKSSDDFPSSPTLTPEPLSPGRPQHSPLSPLSRSPEPQLSHHKQSSQSRSPLSHAQATSPKQPTNHFLFSPGPTSSTSPTSKRTGLMHLHNTPETDSRSPVSPSSHVLQSLQGPGLPAKHASPYITQDVARTQSSQPNTVISSTSQSPANMGHLRQPYV; this is translated from the exons AACCTGAGTTTGACTGGAGAGAAA GGAAGCTGTCATCATACTCTTCCATAGATTCTGCCCAGGATGGATTTTCAGACACCATCACCCTCACCCAGCATGGAGCTCTGACTGACTG GGCTGATCTGGGTGACTCAGGGAAACACCCAGAACCAAAGAATATTTTTGACTTTGAGCCTGGAAGAGAAGCAGTGACAGGGGATCATAACCAG tatcTAAGATCTAAATCGCAGCTGCCTTTACATCACACTTCAGTGAAACCTCAGTCTCAATCTCCATCAATAGAG GCAACATTGGTGTCAGAACTGAACCAATTTGAGGCAGAGCTGGACTCAGAAATACGTGGTTTGGAAAGAAAACTGTCACAGAAGCAGTATCAGCGGCCAGGCCGGGGTGAG GTTAAAGCCAATGCACCAGCCACAAGGACAGGGGAAAAGAGACAAGAAAACAG CTCTCCCATAATCCCCTGCTCTGCTGTAAAGCAGGGCATAACTTCAAGCTTTATGCATGCTGATG ATCACATATCTTCAAAGATGGATTTTCCAcctaagaaagaagaaagaaag ATGAAAGCAGCCCGAGCCAAATTTAATTTCCAAGCACAGTCACCAAA GGAGTTGACCATACAAAAAGGTGATGTAGTGTATATACACCGGCAGATTGATGCCAACTGGTATGAAGGAGAGCATCATGGGAGAGTGGGAATATTTCCCACCAGCTATGTGgag ATTATTCCTCCAACCGAGAAGCCCACTCCAATAAAGTCTCCCACCATTCAGGTTTTAGAGTATGGGGAGGCCGCAGCCTTGTACACCTTCAATGCTGACCTGCCTGTAGAACTGTCCTTCAGAAAG GGTGAGGTGATCTCCATCACCAGGCGTGTTGATGATCATTGGCTGGAAGGTCGTATTGCTGGCACCACCCGCAGTGGAATCTTCCCTATCAGCTACGTCCAGGTCAACAAAATGCCTCGCACTAAAAGCAGTGACGATTTTCCATCATCTCCCACTCTTACTCCAGAGCCTCTCAGTCCTGGCCGGCCTCAGCATTCCCCTCTGTCTCCCTTGTCACGCTCCCCTGAACCCCAGCTTTCACATCACAAACAATCTAGCCAATCACGCTCCCCTCTGTCACATGCACAGGCCACCTCTCCCAAACAGCCTACAAACCACTTCCTGTTCTCGCCTGGCCCCACTTCATCCACCTCACCCACAAGCAAACGGACAGGATTAATGCACCTTCACAATACACCGGAAACAGACAGCAGGTCACCTGTGTCACCCTCCAGTCATGTGCTCCAATCCCTACAGGGCCCAGGACTGCCAGCCAAACATGCCAGTCCATACATCACACAG GATGTGGCCAGGACACAGTCTTCACAGCCCAACACTGTGATTTCTTCCACATCCCAGTCTCCTGCGAACATGGGTCATTTGCGACAACC GTACGTCTGA
- the sorbs3 gene encoding vinexin isoform X18: protein MHADDHISSKMDFPPKKEERKMKAARAKFNFQAQSPKELTIQKGDVVYIHRQIDANWYEGEHHGRVGIFPTSYVEIIPPTEKPTPIKSPTIQVLEYGEAAALYTFNADLPVELSFRKGEVISITRRVDDHWLEGRIAGTTRSGIFPISYVQVNKMPRTKSSDDFPSSPTLTPEPLSPGRPQHSPLSPLSRSPEPQLSHHKQSSQSRSPLSHAQATSPKQPTNHFLFSPGPTSSTSPTSKRTGLMHLHNTPETDSRSPVSPSSHVLQSLQGPGLPAKHASPYITQDVARTQSSQPNTVISSTSQSPANMGHLRQPYKAVYNYKPQNRDELELREGDIVQVLEKCDDGWFVGTSERTEAFGTFPGNYVAPV, encoded by the exons ATGCATGCTGATG ATCACATATCTTCAAAGATGGATTTTCCAcctaagaaagaagaaagaaag ATGAAAGCAGCCCGAGCCAAATTTAATTTCCAAGCACAGTCACCAAA GGAGTTGACCATACAAAAAGGTGATGTAGTGTATATACACCGGCAGATTGATGCCAACTGGTATGAAGGAGAGCATCATGGGAGAGTGGGAATATTTCCCACCAGCTATGTGgag ATTATTCCTCCAACCGAGAAGCCCACTCCAATAAAGTCTCCCACCATTCAGGTTTTAGAGTATGGGGAGGCCGCAGCCTTGTACACCTTCAATGCTGACCTGCCTGTAGAACTGTCCTTCAGAAAG GGTGAGGTGATCTCCATCACCAGGCGTGTTGATGATCATTGGCTGGAAGGTCGTATTGCTGGCACCACCCGCAGTGGAATCTTCCCTATCAGCTACGTCCAGGTCAACAAAATGCCTCGCACTAAAAGCAGTGACGATTTTCCATCATCTCCCACTCTTACTCCAGAGCCTCTCAGTCCTGGCCGGCCTCAGCATTCCCCTCTGTCTCCCTTGTCACGCTCCCCTGAACCCCAGCTTTCACATCACAAACAATCTAGCCAATCACGCTCCCCTCTGTCACATGCACAGGCCACCTCTCCCAAACAGCCTACAAACCACTTCCTGTTCTCGCCTGGCCCCACTTCATCCACCTCACCCACAAGCAAACGGACAGGATTAATGCACCTTCACAATACACCGGAAACAGACAGCAGGTCACCTGTGTCACCCTCCAGTCATGTGCTCCAATCCCTACAGGGCCCAGGACTGCCAGCCAAACATGCCAGTCCATACATCACACAG GATGTGGCCAGGACACAGTCTTCACAGCCCAACACTGTGATTTCTTCCACATCCCAGTCTCCTGCGAACATGGGTCATTTGCGACAACC GTATAAAGCAGTTTACAACTATAAACCCCAGAATAGAGATGAGCTGGAATTGAGAGAAGGAGACATCGTTCAGGTCCTAGAGAAGTGTGACGATGGCTGGTTTGTag GTACGTCTGAAAGGACTGAAGCTTTTGGAACATTCCCTGGCAACTATGTGGCACCAGTTTAA
- the sorbs3 gene encoding vinexin isoform X7, whose protein sequence is MPIASRSSVNKPKDWYRSMFRQIHKKPEEPEFDWRERKLSSYSSIDSAQDGFSDTITLTQHGALTDWADLGDSGKHPEPKNIFDFEPGREAVTGDHNQYLRSKSQLPLHHTSVKPQSQSPSIEATLVSELNQFEAELDSEIRGLERKLSQKQYQRPGRGEVKANAPATRTGEKRQENSSPIIPCSAVKQGITSSFMHADDHISSKMDFPPKKEERKMKAARAKFNFQAQSPKELTIQKGDVVYIHRQIDANWYEGEHHGRVGIFPTSYVEIIPPTEKPTPIKSPTIQVLEYGEAAALYTFNADLPVELSFRKGEVISITRRVDDHWLEGRIAGTTRSGIFPISYVQVNKMPRTKSSDDFPSSPTLTPEPLSPGRPQHSPLSPLSRSPEPQLSHHKQSSQSRSPLSHAQATSPKQPTNHFLFSPGPTSSTSPTSKRTGLMHLHNTPETDSRSPVSPSSHVLQSLQGPGLPAKHASPYITQDVARTQSSQPNTVISSTSQSPANMGHLRQPYKAVYNYKPQNRDELELREGDIVQVLEKCDDGWFVGTSERTEAFGTFPGNYVAPV, encoded by the exons AACCTGAGTTTGACTGGAGAGAAA GGAAGCTGTCATCATACTCTTCCATAGATTCTGCCCAGGATGGATTTTCAGACACCATCACCCTCACCCAGCATGGAGCTCTGACTGACTG GGCTGATCTGGGTGACTCAGGGAAACACCCAGAACCAAAGAATATTTTTGACTTTGAGCCTGGAAGAGAAGCAGTGACAGGGGATCATAACCAG tatcTAAGATCTAAATCGCAGCTGCCTTTACATCACACTTCAGTGAAACCTCAGTCTCAATCTCCATCAATAGAG GCAACATTGGTGTCAGAACTGAACCAATTTGAGGCAGAGCTGGACTCAGAAATACGTGGTTTGGAAAGAAAACTGTCACAGAAGCAGTATCAGCGGCCAGGCCGGGGTGAG GTTAAAGCCAATGCACCAGCCACAAGGACAGGGGAAAAGAGACAAGAAAACAG CTCTCCCATAATCCCCTGCTCTGCTGTAAAGCAGGGCATAACTTCAAGCTTTATGCATGCTGATG ATCACATATCTTCAAAGATGGATTTTCCAcctaagaaagaagaaagaaag ATGAAAGCAGCCCGAGCCAAATTTAATTTCCAAGCACAGTCACCAAA GGAGTTGACCATACAAAAAGGTGATGTAGTGTATATACACCGGCAGATTGATGCCAACTGGTATGAAGGAGAGCATCATGGGAGAGTGGGAATATTTCCCACCAGCTATGTGgag ATTATTCCTCCAACCGAGAAGCCCACTCCAATAAAGTCTCCCACCATTCAGGTTTTAGAGTATGGGGAGGCCGCAGCCTTGTACACCTTCAATGCTGACCTGCCTGTAGAACTGTCCTTCAGAAAG GGTGAGGTGATCTCCATCACCAGGCGTGTTGATGATCATTGGCTGGAAGGTCGTATTGCTGGCACCACCCGCAGTGGAATCTTCCCTATCAGCTACGTCCAGGTCAACAAAATGCCTCGCACTAAAAGCAGTGACGATTTTCCATCATCTCCCACTCTTACTCCAGAGCCTCTCAGTCCTGGCCGGCCTCAGCATTCCCCTCTGTCTCCCTTGTCACGCTCCCCTGAACCCCAGCTTTCACATCACAAACAATCTAGCCAATCACGCTCCCCTCTGTCACATGCACAGGCCACCTCTCCCAAACAGCCTACAAACCACTTCCTGTTCTCGCCTGGCCCCACTTCATCCACCTCACCCACAAGCAAACGGACAGGATTAATGCACCTTCACAATACACCGGAAACAGACAGCAGGTCACCTGTGTCACCCTCCAGTCATGTGCTCCAATCCCTACAGGGCCCAGGACTGCCAGCCAAACATGCCAGTCCATACATCACACAG GATGTGGCCAGGACACAGTCTTCACAGCCCAACACTGTGATTTCTTCCACATCCCAGTCTCCTGCGAACATGGGTCATTTGCGACAACC GTATAAAGCAGTTTACAACTATAAACCCCAGAATAGAGATGAGCTGGAATTGAGAGAAGGAGACATCGTTCAGGTCCTAGAGAAGTGTGACGATGGCTGGTTTGTag GTACGTCTGAAAGGACTGAAGCTTTTGGAACATTCCCTGGCAACTATGTGGCACCAGTTTAA
- the sorbs3 gene encoding vinexin isoform X10 yields the protein MPIASRSSVNKPKDWYRSMFRQIHKKPEEPEFDWRERKLSSYSSIDSAQDGFSDTITLTQHGALTDWADLGDSGKHPEPKNIFDFEPGREAVTGDHNQYLRSKSQLPLHHTSVKPQSQSPSIEATLVSELNQFEAELDSEIRGLERKLSQKQYQRPGRGEVKANAPATRTGEKRQENSSPIIPCSAVKQGITSSFMHADDHISSKMDFPPKKEERKMKAARAKFNFQAQSPKELTIQKGDVVYIHRQIDANWYEGEHHGRVGIFPTSYVEIIPPTEKPTPIKSPTIQVLEYGEAAALYTFNADLPVELSFRKGEVISITRRVDDHWLEGRIAGTTRSGIFPISYVQVNKMPRTKSSDDFPSSPTLTPEPLSPGRPQHSPLSPLSRSPEPQLSHHKQSSQSRSPLSHAQATSPKQPTNHFLFSPGPTSSTSPTSKRTGLMHLHNTPETDSRSPVSPSSHVLQSLQGPGLPAKHASPYITQDVARTQSSQPNTVISSTSQSPANMGHLRQPYKAVYNYKPQNRDELELREGDIVQVLEKCDDGWFVDL from the exons AACCTGAGTTTGACTGGAGAGAAA GGAAGCTGTCATCATACTCTTCCATAGATTCTGCCCAGGATGGATTTTCAGACACCATCACCCTCACCCAGCATGGAGCTCTGACTGACTG GGCTGATCTGGGTGACTCAGGGAAACACCCAGAACCAAAGAATATTTTTGACTTTGAGCCTGGAAGAGAAGCAGTGACAGGGGATCATAACCAG tatcTAAGATCTAAATCGCAGCTGCCTTTACATCACACTTCAGTGAAACCTCAGTCTCAATCTCCATCAATAGAG GCAACATTGGTGTCAGAACTGAACCAATTTGAGGCAGAGCTGGACTCAGAAATACGTGGTTTGGAAAGAAAACTGTCACAGAAGCAGTATCAGCGGCCAGGCCGGGGTGAG GTTAAAGCCAATGCACCAGCCACAAGGACAGGGGAAAAGAGACAAGAAAACAG CTCTCCCATAATCCCCTGCTCTGCTGTAAAGCAGGGCATAACTTCAAGCTTTATGCATGCTGATG ATCACATATCTTCAAAGATGGATTTTCCAcctaagaaagaagaaagaaag ATGAAAGCAGCCCGAGCCAAATTTAATTTCCAAGCACAGTCACCAAA GGAGTTGACCATACAAAAAGGTGATGTAGTGTATATACACCGGCAGATTGATGCCAACTGGTATGAAGGAGAGCATCATGGGAGAGTGGGAATATTTCCCACCAGCTATGTGgag ATTATTCCTCCAACCGAGAAGCCCACTCCAATAAAGTCTCCCACCATTCAGGTTTTAGAGTATGGGGAGGCCGCAGCCTTGTACACCTTCAATGCTGACCTGCCTGTAGAACTGTCCTTCAGAAAG GGTGAGGTGATCTCCATCACCAGGCGTGTTGATGATCATTGGCTGGAAGGTCGTATTGCTGGCACCACCCGCAGTGGAATCTTCCCTATCAGCTACGTCCAGGTCAACAAAATGCCTCGCACTAAAAGCAGTGACGATTTTCCATCATCTCCCACTCTTACTCCAGAGCCTCTCAGTCCTGGCCGGCCTCAGCATTCCCCTCTGTCTCCCTTGTCACGCTCCCCTGAACCCCAGCTTTCACATCACAAACAATCTAGCCAATCACGCTCCCCTCTGTCACATGCACAGGCCACCTCTCCCAAACAGCCTACAAACCACTTCCTGTTCTCGCCTGGCCCCACTTCATCCACCTCACCCACAAGCAAACGGACAGGATTAATGCACCTTCACAATACACCGGAAACAGACAGCAGGTCACCTGTGTCACCCTCCAGTCATGTGCTCCAATCCCTACAGGGCCCAGGACTGCCAGCCAAACATGCCAGTCCATACATCACACAG GATGTGGCCAGGACACAGTCTTCACAGCCCAACACTGTGATTTCTTCCACATCCCAGTCTCCTGCGAACATGGGTCATTTGCGACAACC GTATAAAGCAGTTTACAACTATAAACCCCAGAATAGAGATGAGCTGGAATTGAGAGAAGGAGACATCGTTCAGGTCCTAGAGAAGTGTGACGATGGCTGGTTTGTag ATTTGTAA